The following coding sequences lie in one Photobacterium sp. CCB-ST2H9 genomic window:
- a CDS encoding membrane integrity-associated transporter subunit PqiC encodes MNMRDRFLSALLAAGLAVTGCSSQPEESDITTYLLPQAPEQTAPGIVTQQPLLVVSPVEMALHLAGTGLVYQTSETAVVQAQQNLWAEDIARQLTRRINGDLRLKQSRYWPTERSAAIQSVNVPKLQVRVNEFNGHYSGSAHFSGEWLLVGQSGNLKTVQPFSFQVPLKEPGYSAQVNALSEAVSRLTTQIAQRLSSSVLYQAE; translated from the coding sequence ATGAATATGCGAGACAGGTTTCTGAGTGCGCTGCTTGCAGCCGGTCTGGCTGTGACCGGATGCAGCAGCCAACCGGAAGAATCGGATATCACAACCTATTTGCTGCCGCAGGCGCCGGAACAAACGGCACCGGGGATTGTGACGCAGCAGCCTTTACTGGTTGTGTCACCGGTTGAGATGGCGTTGCATCTGGCAGGCACCGGTCTGGTTTATCAAACCAGTGAAACAGCCGTGGTTCAGGCACAGCAGAACCTTTGGGCAGAAGACATTGCTCGCCAGCTGACCCGGCGCATCAATGGTGATTTACGGCTCAAACAGTCAAGATACTGGCCAACGGAGCGTTCCGCGGCAATTCAGTCAGTAAATGTGCCCAAGTTGCAGGTCCGGGTCAATGAATTTAATGGTCATTACTCAGGTTCAGCGCATTTCAGCGGCGAATGGCTGCTGGTCGGACAATCAGGGAATCTGAAAACCGTACAGCCATTCAGTTTTCAGGTTCCCTTAAAAGAGCCAGGTTACAGCGCTCAGGTGAATGCACTTTCGGAAGCGGTCAGCCGTCTTACCACACAAATTGCACAACGATTATCATCTTCAGTGCTTTATCAGGCAGAGTGA
- a CDS encoding acetyltransferase, protein MFLKESKSGDLVDVVDMASLTNPFKRHVTVQFQSGEDLADPVMIEKQHLAFPSGEGLPECWINGYYRLQNR, encoded by the coding sequence ATGTTTCTGAAAGAATCCAAAAGCGGCGATTTGGTTGATGTGGTCGACATGGCTTCACTCACCAACCCATTTAAAAGACATGTGACTGTGCAGTTTCAGTCGGGTGAAGATCTGGCAGATCCGGTGATGATAGAGAAACAGCACCTGGCTTTCCCATCCGGCGAAGGACTGCCAGAATGCTGGATCAACGGCTACTACCGATTACAAAACCGCTAA
- a CDS encoding ROK family protein, which yields MDKYYWGIDLGGTKVECAVMSREDDRCVLRERIPSQAERGYAHILNQIQRLVSHCAEMLGCYPSEIGFGTPGALDPATGLMKNCNSTALNGKPLHRDLADLLKVKVRLANDANCLALAETHLGVVQQIHPEAEVVFAIIMGTGVGAGIVVNGKVIHGLHGIAGEWGHNVIEPDGRACYCGKRGCLETVISGQGLEIAYHQRTGHRRPLNDIIQLSQHEDPDALFIQNRLMHYFGLAVAQIVNVLDPDVIVVGGGVGNIDLLYDAGRKAVMPHLFNPVFNTPIVKPILGDSAGVFGAAMLVK from the coding sequence ATGGATAAGTATTACTGGGGCATAGATTTAGGCGGGACAAAAGTGGAATGTGCGGTGATGTCCCGAGAAGATGATCGCTGTGTCTTGCGCGAACGTATTCCCAGTCAGGCGGAACGTGGCTACGCCCATATTCTGAATCAGATTCAGCGATTGGTCTCGCATTGTGCCGAAATGTTAGGTTGCTATCCTTCTGAAATTGGTTTTGGAACACCAGGTGCGCTGGATCCCGCAACTGGGTTGATGAAGAACTGTAATTCAACCGCCCTGAATGGTAAGCCATTGCATCGGGATCTGGCGGATTTACTGAAAGTGAAGGTCCGGCTGGCCAATGATGCGAATTGCCTTGCACTGGCAGAAACACACCTTGGGGTGGTGCAGCAAATTCATCCGGAGGCGGAAGTCGTGTTCGCCATTATTATGGGCACCGGAGTTGGAGCCGGGATTGTGGTGAACGGAAAAGTGATTCACGGCTTGCACGGGATTGCAGGTGAGTGGGGGCATAACGTGATTGAGCCGGATGGCCGGGCATGCTATTGCGGAAAACGGGGGTGTCTGGAAACCGTTATTTCAGGACAGGGGCTGGAAATTGCTTATCATCAACGCACTGGTCATCGGCGACCACTGAACGACATTATACAGTTATCACAGCATGAAGACCCCGATGCTTTGTTTATTCAGAACAGGTTAATGCATTACTTCGGTCTGGCTGTGGCCCAGATCGTCAATGTTCTGGATCCGGATGTCATTGTGGTTGGCGGAGGCGTCGGCAATATTGATTTGCTCTATGACGCAGGCAGAAAGGCGGTCATGCCGCATTTGTTTAATCCGGTGTTCAATACGCCCATCGTGAAGCCAATTCTGGGCGACAGTGCCGGCGTTTTTGGTGCTGCCATGTTGGTGAAGTAG